Proteins from a single region of Amycolatopsis sp. CA-230715:
- a CDS encoding aminoglycoside phosphotransferase family protein has product MTDTEFEITADLVRDLVREQHPDLAGLTIREVAGGWGNQMWRLGDELAVRMQRMDPTPELQLKERRWLPVLAPRLPLPVPTPVRFGEPSARFPKHWTVMTWVPGEPLDHGTITRGTHAADALAGFLRALHIDAPADAPIALDRGAHPRDCADGFENFLHAVALDDIAPEVRAVWDDAVAARAWEGPPVWVHGDLHPANAVVSDGTLSGIIDFGDLFAGDPAWDLAAAWVLLPQGMASRFFDSYAHADEAAIRRARGLAALKCLFLILMGQNGDRGLPGGKPHWGPAGRAALDRVLTDI; this is encoded by the coding sequence ATGACCGACACCGAGTTCGAGATCACCGCGGACCTGGTCCGCGACCTGGTGCGGGAGCAGCATCCCGACCTCGCGGGGCTGACCATCCGCGAGGTGGCGGGTGGCTGGGGCAACCAGATGTGGCGGCTGGGCGACGAGCTGGCGGTGCGCATGCAGCGCATGGACCCCACCCCGGAACTCCAGCTCAAGGAGCGGCGCTGGCTCCCCGTGCTGGCCCCGCGCCTGCCGCTCCCGGTGCCGACCCCGGTTCGGTTCGGCGAACCCTCCGCACGCTTCCCCAAGCACTGGACCGTGATGACATGGGTGCCCGGCGAGCCACTCGATCACGGCACGATCACCCGCGGCACCCATGCGGCCGACGCGCTGGCCGGCTTCCTCCGCGCACTCCACATCGACGCACCCGCCGACGCCCCGATCGCCCTGGACCGCGGCGCCCACCCCCGAGACTGCGCCGACGGCTTCGAGAACTTCCTCCACGCCGTCGCCCTCGACGACATCGCACCCGAAGTCCGGGCCGTCTGGGACGACGCCGTCGCCGCCCGCGCCTGGGAGGGCCCGCCGGTGTGGGTGCACGGCGACCTCCATCCCGCGAACGCCGTCGTCTCGGACGGAACGCTCTCAGGCATCATCGACTTCGGCGACCTGTTCGCAGGCGACCCGGCGTGGGACCTCGCCGCCGCATGGGTCCTGCTACCCCAGGGCATGGCCTCGCGGTTCTTCGACAGCTACGCGCACGCGGACGAAGCAGCGATCCGGCGCGCCCGCGGACTGGCCGCCCTGAAATGCCTCTTCCTCATTCTCATGGGACAGAACGGAGACCGGGGCCTTCCCGGCGGCAAACCGCACTGGGGACCCGCCGGCCGGGCGGCACTCGATCGCGTGCTGACGGACATATGA
- a CDS encoding carboxymuconolactone decarboxylase family protein, translated as MSTAITHLVKEVDAAGVDPRVLELVHLRASQINGCSACVFAGIASAKKHGETDERLHNVATWRETPFFTEQERAALALAEAATRIQDGAPGVTDEIWAAAAARFEEKQLSAIILHLAMTNMVNRINHTVREQAGKTW; from the coding sequence CTGAGCACCGCGATCACGCACCTCGTCAAGGAGGTCGACGCCGCTGGTGTCGACCCGCGCGTACTCGAACTGGTTCACCTGCGGGCGAGCCAGATCAACGGCTGCAGCGCGTGCGTGTTCGCCGGGATCGCGTCGGCGAAGAAGCACGGGGAGACCGACGAGCGGCTGCACAACGTGGCGACCTGGCGCGAGACACCCTTCTTCACCGAGCAGGAGCGGGCCGCGCTCGCGCTGGCCGAGGCGGCGACGCGGATCCAGGACGGCGCGCCGGGGGTGACCGACGAGATCTGGGCAGCGGCGGCGGCGCGGTTCGAGGAGAAGCAGCTGTCCGCGATCATCCTGCACCTCGCGATGACCAACATGGTCAACCGGATCAACCACACGGTCCGGGAACAGGCTGGCAAGACGTGGTGA
- a CDS encoding class I SAM-dependent methyltransferase: MPQPLEWWKREPGANEPADIGVLDWVRDGYVIDAGCGTGRHLEILARRGVTGYGIEVAEAAVSLANAAGIPCVREDVFSHVPPRPADTVLAVGGNGGMAGTVEELPAFLHRLSSWLTESGRIVLTSTDWRRFPAGKLHGSAIPPGSYPGNKRMRFRLADQAGPWFPWVFVDADTLERSCQAIGLRVVERKEWLGGAIYGAVLDRSPSA, translated from the coding sequence ATGCCACAGCCACTGGAATGGTGGAAGCGGGAGCCGGGGGCGAACGAACCGGCCGATATCGGCGTGCTCGACTGGGTGCGGGACGGGTACGTCATCGACGCGGGGTGCGGTACCGGACGTCACCTGGAGATCCTCGCGCGGCGCGGGGTCACCGGGTACGGGATCGAGGTGGCCGAGGCCGCGGTGTCCCTGGCGAACGCGGCGGGCATCCCGTGCGTACGGGAAGACGTGTTCTCCCACGTTCCGCCGCGTCCCGCCGATACGGTGCTCGCCGTCGGCGGAAACGGCGGAATGGCGGGCACCGTCGAGGAACTCCCGGCCTTTTTGCACCGGCTGTCCTCGTGGTTGACCGAAAGCGGGCGGATCGTCCTGACCAGTACCGATTGGCGAAGGTTCCCGGCAGGGAAACTGCACGGCAGCGCGATACCGCCGGGGTCCTATCCGGGGAACAAGCGCATGCGGTTCCGGCTGGCGGATCAGGCCGGACCGTGGTTCCCCTGGGTGTTCGTCGACGCCGACACCCTCGAGCGCAGTTGCCAGGCGATCGGATTGCGGGTCGTCGAGCGGAAGGAATGGCTGGGCGGCGCGATCTACGGCGCGGTGCTGGACCGATCTCCGTCCGCCTGA
- a CDS encoding YcaO-like family protein, protein MTRTEEAAGPSPVKILFEGTHRSRTPEETWRWIEPKLPRLGITRVAEVTWLDEIGIPVFQAIRPNSRTLSVSQGKGISNALARVSAAMEAVELWHAENPLPAAARMSTVEEMERVVGYRVGELALAKRNHLNPDALLPWRTAHLIGGGESAVPADLLRLDYRVDGHWAPPLFRASSNGLASGNTLDEALLHGMYEVVERDSMARAARGGPPPLVDPGTVGDTGLAELLDRYRATKVHVQMRFLENPFRIPAFDARIWSDAFPTTFGGAGAHLDASVALSRALTEAAQSRATAIAGARDDIGHAPYREARVFGVRRSSDSPPFAGQDDSTVPFDAIESTRVPALDEEVRIVAERIEGVTGRVPVYVDLTQPEIGIPVAHVVCPGTSLHDF, encoded by the coding sequence ATGACGCGCACCGAGGAAGCGGCGGGACCGAGCCCGGTCAAGATCCTGTTCGAGGGAACACATCGAAGTCGCACCCCGGAGGAGACGTGGCGGTGGATCGAGCCGAAGCTGCCGCGGCTCGGCATCACCCGGGTCGCGGAGGTCACCTGGCTCGACGAGATCGGGATTCCGGTCTTCCAGGCGATCAGGCCCAATTCCCGTACCCTGTCCGTTTCGCAGGGCAAGGGCATCAGCAACGCGCTCGCCCGGGTTTCCGCGGCGATGGAGGCGGTCGAGCTGTGGCACGCGGAAAATCCGCTGCCTGCCGCCGCTCGGATGAGCACGGTCGAGGAGATGGAGCGCGTCGTCGGCTACCGGGTCGGCGAACTCGCGCTGGCCAAGCGGAACCACCTCAACCCGGACGCACTGCTGCCGTGGCGGACGGCGCACCTGATCGGCGGCGGTGAGTCCGCCGTGCCCGCGGATCTCCTCCGCTTGGACTACCGGGTCGACGGGCACTGGGCCCCGCCGCTGTTCCGCGCCAGCAGCAACGGCTTGGCCAGCGGGAACACCCTGGACGAGGCGCTGTTGCACGGGATGTACGAGGTCGTCGAGCGCGACTCGATGGCACGTGCGGCGCGCGGGGGACCGCCGCCGCTGGTGGATCCGGGCACCGTCGGCGACACCGGCCTCGCCGAACTCCTCGACCGGTACCGCGCGACGAAGGTGCACGTCCAGATGCGATTCCTGGAGAACCCCTTTCGCATCCCGGCTTTCGACGCGCGGATTTGGAGTGACGCGTTCCCGACGACGTTCGGTGGCGCCGGTGCGCACCTGGACGCGTCGGTCGCCCTCTCGCGCGCGCTCACCGAGGCGGCGCAGTCCCGTGCGACGGCCATCGCGGGGGCGCGCGACGACATCGGCCACGCCCCGTACCGGGAAGCTCGCGTCTTCGGGGTCCGGCGGTCATCGGACTCCCCGCCGTTCGCGGGGCAGGACGATTCGACGGTTCCGTTCGACGCGATCGAGTCGACCCGGGTGCCCGCACTCGACGAGGAAGTGCGGATCGTCGCCGAGCGGATCGAAGGGGTGACCGGTCGCGTCCCGGTGTACGTGGACCTGACACAGCCGGAGATCGGGATCCCGGTCGCGCATGTGGTGTGCCCGGGAACCTCGCTGCACGACTTCTGA
- a CDS encoding DUF1028 domain-containing protein gives MTFSIVAREVVDGVARFGIAASSSSPAVVARVAHLRPGVGAAASQNITDPRLGGRLLDRLAAHGDPERALSEVTAATDDIGYRQLTVLGPDGPGFAYSGSHTLGTHGAATADGVVAAGNMLAGKHIPRSIVDAFGAATGELEQRLVTALRAGLDAGGEEGPVRSAGVVVVSDVDWRITDLRIDWADDPIDRLAELLAVWLPQRDDYVTRGLDPASAPSYGVPGDR, from the coding sequence GTGACCTTCTCGATCGTGGCCCGCGAAGTGGTCGACGGCGTCGCGCGCTTCGGCATCGCCGCGAGCTCGTCGAGCCCCGCCGTCGTCGCCCGCGTCGCGCACCTGCGCCCCGGCGTCGGCGCGGCGGCGTCCCAGAACATCACGGACCCGCGCCTCGGCGGCCGCCTGCTCGACCGGCTCGCCGCACACGGTGACCCCGAACGAGCGCTGTCCGAGGTGACCGCCGCGACGGACGACATCGGGTATCGGCAGCTCACCGTGCTCGGGCCGGACGGCCCAGGTTTCGCCTACAGCGGGTCGCACACCTTGGGAACGCACGGCGCCGCCACCGCGGACGGCGTGGTGGCCGCGGGCAACATGCTGGCGGGCAAGCACATTCCGCGGTCCATTGTGGACGCGTTCGGTGCCGCGACCGGCGAGCTGGAGCAGCGGCTCGTCACCGCGCTGCGGGCCGGTCTCGACGCGGGCGGCGAAGAGGGCCCGGTGCGCTCGGCCGGTGTCGTCGTGGTGTCCGATGTGGACTGGCGGATCACGGACCTCAGGATCGACTGGGCCGACGACCCGATCGACCGGCTGGCCGAGCTGCTCGCGGTGTGGCTCCCCCAGCGCGACGACTACGTCACCCGCGGGCTCGATCCCGCGTCGGCACCGTCGTACGGTGTGCCGGGAGATCGGTGA
- a CDS encoding flavin-containing monooxygenase: protein MASEEVEALVVGGGQAGLAMSEHLSACGVPHLVVERNRIAERWRSERWDSLVANGPAWHDRFPGLEFDGLEPGAFASKDQIAAYFEAYAEKIAAPVRTGVEVTSVRRNAGRPGFRAETSDGVIEARFVVAATGPFQRPVIPPIVPAGAGPRQLHSSAYRNPAQLPDGAVLVVGAGSSGVQIAEELRRSGRRVYLSVGPHDRPPRRYRGRDFCWWLGVLGKWDAETPPSGAEHVTIAVSGARGGSTVDFRALADLGVELVGMTGSYDDGTLRFAPDLAANIAGGDANYLALLDEADAYVARNGLDLPEEPEAHVLGPDPASVTDPLGELDLAGIGSVIWATGFAVDYGWLRVDAVDEHGKPRHRRGVSAEPGVYFLGLPWLARRGSSFIWGVWHDAKFVADHIATQRGYLRQA, encoded by the coding sequence ATGGCAAGCGAAGAGGTGGAGGCACTCGTCGTCGGCGGGGGCCAGGCGGGCCTGGCGATGAGCGAGCACCTGAGCGCCTGCGGCGTGCCGCACCTGGTCGTGGAGCGGAACCGGATCGCCGAGCGCTGGCGTTCGGAGCGGTGGGACTCGCTCGTGGCGAACGGGCCCGCCTGGCACGACCGCTTCCCCGGGCTGGAGTTCGACGGCCTGGAGCCCGGCGCGTTCGCCTCGAAGGACCAGATCGCGGCGTACTTCGAGGCGTACGCGGAGAAGATCGCCGCGCCGGTCCGGACCGGGGTCGAGGTGACGTCGGTGCGCAGGAACGCCGGACGCCCCGGTTTCCGCGCGGAGACCTCGGACGGGGTCATCGAGGCCCGGTTCGTTGTGGCCGCGACCGGGCCGTTCCAGCGGCCGGTGATTCCGCCGATCGTGCCCGCCGGCGCGGGGCCGCGGCAGCTCCACTCCAGCGCCTACCGGAACCCGGCGCAGTTGCCCGACGGCGCCGTGCTGGTGGTCGGCGCCGGGTCGTCGGGGGTGCAGATCGCCGAGGAGCTCCGCCGGTCGGGGCGCCGCGTGTACCTCTCCGTGGGCCCGCACGACCGCCCGCCGCGCCGGTACCGCGGGCGCGACTTCTGCTGGTGGCTCGGCGTGCTCGGCAAGTGGGACGCCGAGACGCCGCCGTCGGGGGCCGAGCACGTCACGATCGCGGTCAGCGGCGCGCGCGGCGGGTCCACAGTGGACTTCCGCGCGCTCGCGGACCTCGGCGTCGAACTCGTCGGCATGACCGGTTCGTACGACGACGGCACCCTCCGCTTCGCGCCGGACCTCGCGGCCAACATCGCGGGCGGCGACGCGAACTACCTGGCGCTGCTCGACGAAGCCGATGCCTACGTCGCGCGCAACGGCCTCGATCTCCCGGAGGAACCGGAGGCTCACGTGCTCGGCCCGGACCCGGCCAGCGTGACCGACCCGCTCGGCGAACTCGACCTCGCCGGGATCGGCTCGGTCATCTGGGCGACCGGGTTCGCCGTCGACTACGGCTGGCTGCGGGTCGACGCGGTCGACGAGCACGGCAAACCGCGGCACCGGCGCGGCGTCTCCGCCGAACCCGGCGTCTACTTCCTCGGCCTGCCGTGGCTGGCGCGACGCGGATCGAGCTTCATCTGGGGCGTGTGGCACGACGCCAAGTTCGTGGCCGACCACATCGCGACCCAGCGCGGCTACCTGCGGCAAGCCTGA
- a CDS encoding tryptophan halogenase family protein: MVNSVVVVGGGTAGWMTASYLSAAFGDRVAVTVVESKNVPTIGVGEATFSTVRHFFDYLGLDEREWMPECQATYKLAIRFENWRAAGHHFYHPFERLRVVDGFPLTDWWLHQRPGERFDADCFLIASLCDHFRSPRYHDGSLFEQDFTEHAAGGTFRSTLSEQDTQFPYAYHFDAALLARYLTGYGTDRGVRHVLDDVVDVGLDERGWISHVRTREHGDLGGDLFIDCTGFRGLLLNKALGVPFQSYQDTLPNDSAVALRVPADMAARGIRPCTTATAQDAGWIWTIPLYGRVGTGYVYASDYCSPEEAERTLRAFVGPEAEDLEANHIRMRIGRSERSWAGNCVAVGLASGFVEPLESTGIFFIQNAIEQLVKHFPGEDWDDRLRASYNRQVAGVMDGVREFLVLHYYAAARQDNQYWRDTKTRPVPDALAERIERWQAKLPDADTIFPYYHGFEPYSYTAMILGLGGLPVRAPAALSRFEQVNAAKELQLVRDRAKELVGRLPSQYEYFAGLHGVPEGDQARAV; encoded by the coding sequence ATGGTGAACAGTGTTGTCGTGGTGGGGGGTGGCACCGCGGGCTGGATGACGGCGTCCTACCTGAGTGCCGCGTTCGGGGACCGGGTCGCGGTCACCGTGGTGGAGTCGAAGAACGTGCCGACGATCGGCGTCGGTGAAGCGACTTTCAGCACGGTGCGCCACTTCTTCGACTACCTCGGACTCGACGAGCGCGAGTGGATGCCGGAATGCCAGGCGACCTACAAGCTGGCGATCCGGTTCGAGAACTGGCGTGCCGCCGGGCATCATTTCTACCATCCGTTCGAGCGGCTGCGGGTCGTCGACGGGTTCCCGCTCACCGACTGGTGGCTGCACCAGCGTCCGGGGGAGCGGTTCGACGCCGACTGCTTTCTCATCGCGAGCCTCTGCGACCACTTCAGGTCGCCGCGCTACCACGACGGTTCCCTGTTCGAACAGGACTTCACCGAGCACGCCGCCGGTGGCACGTTCCGCAGCACTCTGTCCGAACAGGACACCCAGTTCCCGTACGCGTACCACTTCGATGCCGCCCTGCTGGCCAGGTACCTGACCGGGTACGGAACGGACCGCGGGGTGCGGCACGTACTCGACGACGTGGTCGACGTCGGGCTCGACGAGCGCGGCTGGATCAGCCACGTGCGCACCCGCGAGCACGGCGACCTCGGCGGTGACCTGTTCATCGACTGCACCGGGTTCCGCGGCCTGCTCCTGAACAAGGCGCTCGGGGTGCCGTTCCAGTCCTATCAGGACACTCTGCCGAACGACAGCGCGGTCGCGCTGCGGGTGCCGGCCGACATGGCCGCGCGGGGGATCCGGCCGTGCACGACGGCGACCGCGCAGGACGCGGGCTGGATCTGGACCATCCCGCTGTACGGGAGGGTGGGCACCGGGTACGTCTACGCGAGCGACTACTGCTCTCCGGAGGAGGCCGAGCGGACGCTGCGGGCCTTCGTCGGACCGGAGGCCGAGGACCTCGAAGCCAACCACATCCGGATGCGGATCGGCCGCAGCGAGCGGTCGTGGGCCGGGAACTGCGTCGCGGTCGGGCTGGCCAGCGGGTTCGTCGAGCCGTTGGAGTCCACCGGCATCTTCTTCATCCAGAACGCGATCGAACAGCTGGTGAAGCACTTCCCCGGCGAGGACTGGGACGACCGGCTCCGCGCGTCCTACAACCGGCAGGTAGCGGGCGTGATGGACGGCGTGCGCGAGTTCCTGGTGCTGCACTACTACGCCGCGGCGAGGCAGGACAACCAGTACTGGCGCGACACCAAGACCAGGCCGGTGCCGGACGCGCTCGCCGAGCGGATCGAGCGGTGGCAGGCGAAACTGCCCGACGCCGACACGATCTTCCCGTACTACCACGGGTTCGAGCCGTATTCGTACACGGCGATGATCCTCGGCCTCGGCGGGTTGCCGGTCAGGGCCCCCGCCGCGCTGAGCCGGTTCGAGCAGGTGAACGCGGCCAA
- a CDS encoding MbtH family protein — protein MATNPFEDEDGTYLVLVNDEGQHSLWPSFADVPAGWRVVLAETDRKSAVDYVTENWTDMRPNSLIEAMGR, from the coding sequence ATGGCCACGAACCCGTTCGAGGACGAAGACGGCACCTACCTGGTACTGGTGAACGACGAAGGCCAGCATTCGCTGTGGCCGTCCTTCGCCGACGTGCCGGCGGGATGGCGGGTCGTGCTGGCCGAGACCGACCGGAAGTCCGCGGTCGACTACGTCACCGAGAACTGGACGGACATGCGGCCGAACAGCCTGATCGAGGCCATGGGCCGTTGA
- the gntD gene encoding guanitoxin biosynthesis L-enduracididine beta-hydroxylase GntD, which translates to MLELRLAAEDLAAIDAIVDVVAERYGTVESPEFQRESQLFAQELPRRVRAAVHEYRLSERHGAMVVTGLPVDDAVIGDTPAHWANKPVPSPSLRYDVAFFLISCLLGEPIAWATQQDGYLMHDVFPIKGHEKEQIGSGSEELLTWHTEDAYHPLRTDYLGLLCLRNHEGVETTMADIDDVEIGEAARKVLLEKRFFIQPDHSHRAGNQGRAADDDPKVADLRARSYAQVERALSAPEPVAILFGAPDAPYLRIDPAFMDEIEDAEEREAFEEICAAIDRVMSGVVLKPGDIVFVDNYRMVHGRKPFRARFDGTDRWLRRLNVSRDLRRSRANRISAESRVIY; encoded by the coding sequence GTGCTGGAACTGAGGCTGGCCGCCGAGGACCTTGCGGCCATCGATGCGATCGTCGATGTGGTCGCGGAGCGGTACGGGACGGTGGAATCGCCGGAGTTCCAGCGCGAGAGCCAGCTCTTCGCGCAGGAGCTGCCACGCCGGGTACGCGCCGCGGTGCACGAATACCGGCTCTCCGAGCGCCACGGCGCGATGGTGGTCACCGGGCTTCCGGTGGACGACGCGGTCATCGGCGACACCCCGGCGCACTGGGCGAACAAGCCGGTGCCGTCGCCCTCGCTGCGCTACGACGTGGCGTTCTTCCTGATCTCCTGCCTGCTTGGCGAGCCGATCGCGTGGGCGACCCAGCAGGACGGCTACCTGATGCACGATGTCTTCCCGATCAAGGGGCACGAGAAGGAGCAGATCGGCTCCGGCAGCGAGGAACTGCTCACCTGGCACACCGAAGACGCCTACCACCCGCTGCGCACCGACTACCTCGGGCTCCTGTGCTTGCGCAACCACGAGGGCGTCGAAACCACGATGGCCGATATCGACGACGTCGAGATCGGCGAAGCGGCGCGGAAGGTGTTGCTGGAAAAGCGGTTCTTCATCCAGCCGGACCACTCGCACCGCGCGGGCAACCAGGGGCGTGCCGCCGACGACGACCCGAAGGTGGCGGATCTGCGTGCGCGCAGCTACGCGCAGGTCGAGCGGGCGCTGTCCGCACCGGAACCGGTGGCGATCCTCTTCGGGGCCCCGGACGCGCCGTACCTCCGCATCGATCCCGCGTTCATGGACGAGATCGAGGACGCGGAGGAGCGCGAGGCCTTCGAAGAGATCTGCGCCGCGATCGACAGGGTGATGTCCGGGGTCGTCCTGAAACCGGGCGACATCGTCTTCGTCGACAACTACCGGATGGTGCACGGCCGGAAGCCGTTCCGGGCTCGCTTCGACGGGACCGACCGGTGGCTCCGGCGCCTGAACGTCAGCCGCGACCTCCGCAGGTCGCGCGCCAACCGGATCTCGGCCGAGTCCCGGGTCATCTATTGA
- a CDS encoding RidA family protein, with protein sequence MTVHRRIRPFNTRDTYPEQNLDNDLCQAVVANGTVYVRGQIGQDLDTSESVGIGDAAAQAEQAMANIGMLLGEAGSRMEHLVKLTVYLIDPRYREDVYRVVGRWTKGVHPISTGVVVSALARPEWLCEIDAIAVIPQEEK encoded by the coding sequence GTGACCGTCCACCGCCGCATCCGCCCGTTCAACACGCGCGACACCTACCCCGAGCAGAACCTCGACAACGACCTCTGCCAGGCCGTCGTCGCGAACGGCACGGTCTACGTCCGCGGTCAGATCGGCCAGGACCTCGACACCAGCGAATCGGTCGGGATCGGCGACGCCGCCGCGCAGGCCGAGCAGGCGATGGCCAACATCGGCATGCTGCTCGGCGAAGCGGGCAGCAGGATGGAGCACCTGGTCAAGCTCACCGTCTACCTGATCGACCCGCGCTACCGCGAGGACGTCTACCGCGTCGTCGGCCGCTGGACGAAGGGCGTGCACCCGATCTCGACCGGCGTGGTGGTCTCCGCGCTCGCCCGCCCGGAGTGGCTGTGCGAGATCGACGCCATCGCCGTCATCCCGCAGGAGGAAAAGTGA
- a CDS encoding TfuA-like protein: MPRCLLFAGPSLPDAGDLVGDSGIEVLPPVAAGDLLRLSLGAGDVAGIVDGYFHQVGAVRHKEILALLGAGVRVLGASSMGALRAAELDCFGMEGIGGIYADYRAGRLAADDEVTLLHSTAEEEYRALSEPLVCMRATLSRAVEDGVCGSDTAARVIATLAGWPFGRRSYDGLVAAGREAGLDGEAVREIRRYCVTHRRDPKREDALLLLDVLHRASSGETSAPREKPAVNRTSFLHLWQVGASGLGIGDSSHQGDLGVLRACQLFAPGYPRLHREMVFEVLATACAEECGAGAPDTGLAETAVRHGEHRGLYRLPADPARLGFLEQWVTRTERDTLTPPERLATFLVRSFRVRPGLTRDELAIQRLRDRPFWTEARRVVELAWEVNDRVFAEHQHRDLNDLAPEKILGLFAGLWGVTRDDLELAAMDRGLDSLDSLTMAGRAFYLLARYNPDLVGLDAR; encoded by the coding sequence ATGCCTCGTTGTCTTCTCTTCGCCGGACCGAGTTTGCCGGATGCCGGTGATCTGGTGGGGGATTCGGGGATCGAGGTGCTGCCGCCGGTGGCCGCGGGTGATCTGCTGCGGTTGTCGCTTGGCGCGGGTGATGTGGCCGGTATCGTGGACGGCTATTTCCACCAGGTGGGTGCGGTGCGGCACAAGGAGATCCTGGCGTTGCTGGGCGCGGGGGTCCGGGTTCTCGGCGCTTCGAGTATGGGCGCGCTTCGCGCGGCGGAGTTGGATTGTTTTGGGATGGAAGGGATTGGGGGGATCTACGCGGATTACCGTGCTGGGCGGCTGGCGGCGGATGACGAGGTGACGTTGTTGCACAGCACCGCGGAGGAGGAGTACCGGGCGTTGTCGGAGCCGCTGGTGTGCATGCGGGCCACGTTGTCGCGGGCGGTGGAGGACGGGGTCTGTGGCAGCGATACCGCGGCGCGTGTGATCGCGACGCTGGCCGGGTGGCCGTTCGGCAGGCGTTCCTACGATGGTCTTGTCGCGGCGGGGCGGGAGGCGGGGCTCGACGGGGAAGCCGTTCGGGAGATCCGGCGGTACTGCGTCACGCATCGTCGCGATCCCAAACGCGAGGACGCGCTGCTACTGCTGGACGTGCTGCACCGGGCAAGCAGCGGCGAAACCTCCGCCCCGCGCGAAAAACCCGCGGTGAACCGGACGTCCTTTCTGCACCTGTGGCAGGTCGGCGCTTCGGGTCTCGGCATCGGCGACTCCTCGCACCAGGGCGACCTCGGGGTCCTGCGCGCCTGCCAGCTCTTCGCCCCCGGCTACCCACGACTGCACCGCGAGATGGTTTTCGAGGTGCTGGCGACGGCGTGTGCCGAGGAGTGCGGGGCGGGCGCGCCGGACACCGGCCTGGCGGAAACCGCGGTGCGCCACGGCGAGCACCGCGGCCTCTACCGGCTCCCCGCCGATCCTGCCCGGCTCGGGTTCCTCGAGCAGTGGGTGACCCGGACCGAACGCGACACCCTGACACCGCCCGAGCGGCTGGCCACCTTTCTCGTCCGCAGCTTCCGCGTACGCCCCGGACTGACCCGCGACGAACTCGCGATCCAGCGGCTGCGCGACCGTCCTTTCTGGACCGAAGCGCGACGCGTCGTCGAACTCGCCTGGGAGGTCAACGATCGCGTGTTCGCCGAACACCAGCACCGGGACCTGAACGACCTGGCACCCGAGAAGATCCTCGGCCTGTTCGCCGGGCTTTGGGGAGTCACCCGCGACGACCTCGAACTGGCGGCGATGGACCGCGGCCTCGACTCGCTCGACAGCCTGACCATGGCGGGACGCGCCTTCTACCTGCTGGCGCGCTACAACCCGGACCTCGTCGGGCTCGACGCTCGCTGA
- a CDS encoding LysR substrate-binding domain-containing protein, whose translation MSEPSFTLVQLRYFEAAARHLSMTAASKELMVSQSAVSTAIAQLEKEMGVQFLLRHHARGLSLTTAGEQFHKRVLDFLAHGAELVEAARQSGTELVGTLTVGCFATLAPFRLPILLAEFETRHPRVHVSLREGEHHALTTALRAGETELALVYGYDLDDDIDREVVGTAAPYALVSADHRLARRKSRKVSLRDLADEPMVLLDLPHSREYLQSLLSDAGVEPRVRHRSTGYETVRALVAYGHGFALLNQRPPAETTYSGARAVPLALTDDVPSLEIVVASMRGARLTRRAQEFRKLCRARYSV comes from the coding sequence ATGAGCGAGCCTTCCTTCACCCTCGTGCAGCTGCGCTACTTCGAGGCGGCGGCCCGGCACCTCAGCATGACCGCCGCCTCGAAGGAGCTGATGGTTTCGCAGTCGGCCGTTTCGACCGCGATCGCGCAGCTGGAGAAGGAAATGGGCGTGCAGTTCCTGCTGCGCCACCACGCCCGCGGGCTCAGCCTGACCACGGCGGGTGAGCAGTTCCACAAGCGGGTGCTGGACTTCCTCGCCCACGGCGCCGAACTGGTCGAAGCCGCGCGGCAGTCGGGTACCGAGCTGGTCGGGACGCTGACCGTCGGCTGCTTCGCCACGCTCGCGCCCTTCCGGCTGCCGATCCTGCTGGCCGAGTTCGAGACCCGGCACCCCCGTGTCCACGTGTCGCTGCGCGAAGGCGAGCACCACGCGCTCACCACGGCACTGCGCGCGGGCGAGACCGAGCTCGCCCTGGTGTACGGCTACGACCTCGACGACGACATCGACCGCGAGGTCGTCGGCACCGCCGCCCCGTACGCGCTGGTGTCGGCGGACCACCGGCTCGCGCGGCGGAAGAGCCGCAAGGTGTCGCTGCGCGACCTGGCCGACGAGCCCATGGTGCTGCTCGACCTGCCGCACAGCCGCGAGTACCTGCAGTCGCTGCTGAGCGACGCGGGCGTCGAGCCCCGGGTCCGCCACCGCAGCACCGGTTACGAAACCGTCCGCGCCCTCGTCGCGTACGGCCACGGTTTCGCGCTCCTCAACCAGCGCCCGCCAGCCGAAACCACCTACTCGGGCGCGCGAGCCGTGCCGCTCGCCCTGACCGACGACGTGCCGTCGCTGGAGATCGTCGTCGCCTCGATGCGCGGCGCCCGGCTCACCCGCCGCGCGCAGGAGTTCCGGAAGCTGTGCCGCGCCCGGTACTCGGTCTGA